The Vicia villosa cultivar HV-30 ecotype Madison, WI linkage group LG1, Vvil1.0, whole genome shotgun sequence genome includes a region encoding these proteins:
- the LOC131659313 gene encoding uncharacterized protein LOC131659313 codes for MLKPLALFILIILCTIQPNNAQNSLEQTCNLTPNKTLCIQYLESSPRSPNADVHEFALIMFNLMRDKATNTIIKIDDLLAGNNFLPGTREYNSLEMCATIYKEIATSNARRALETLPAGDPEAAIEAANDVVRKANQCEAYFVGRISEDTRTPVTDDNKDMENVATISASIAELLRRND; via the coding sequence ATGTTGAAACCACTAGCATTATTCATTCTCATCATCTTGTGCACTATCCAACCAAACAATGCCCAAAACTCATTAGAACAAACATGCAACCTCACTCCAAACAAAACCCTTTGCATTCAGTATCTAGAATCTAGCCCTAGAAGCCCTAATGCAGATGTCCATGAGTTTGCACTAATCATGTTTAACCTAATGAGAGACAAAGCCACAAATACCATAATCAAAATCGATGACCTTCTTGCAGGGAATAATTTTCTTCCTGGCACACGTGAATATAATTCACTTGAGATGTGTGCTACTATATACAAAGAAATTGCAACATCTAACGCTAGAAGAGCTCTTGAAACTTTGCCAGCAGGAGATCCTGAAGCTGCGATAGAAGCTGCAAATGATGTTGTGAGGAAAGCTAATCAATGTGAGGCTTACTTTGTTGGGAGAATATCAGAGGATACACGTACACCAGTCAcggatgataacaaggatatggaGAATGTAGCAACTATATCAGCATCTATTGCTGAATTATTGCGACGTAATGATTAG
- the LOC131602241 gene encoding cell wall / vacuolar inhibitor of fructosidase 1-like: protein MTMLKPLALFIFIFCTIQSNNAYNLIEETCKRTSNNNQCLQYLKSDPKSPAASLNDLAVIMFNNIMKNKALNTITKIDKLLASKDIPSRPREYNSLKICDNLYKEISTSNVQRGAQGSVVGQDPEVAIEAANDVVTKANQCEVNFYGRKSDDQRTPVTDDNNEIILVATIAGDIVKLFR from the coding sequence ATGACAATGCTGAAACCATTAGCATTGTTCATTTTCATCTTTTGCACTATCCAATCAAACAATGCCTATAACTTAATAGAAGAAACTTGCAAAAGAACTTCAAACAACAACCAATGCCTCCAATACCTCAAATCCGATCCCAAAAGCCCCGCTGCATCTCTCAACGACTTAGCAGTGATCATGTTCAACAATATCATGAAAAACAAAGCATTGAACACCATAACCAAAATCGATAAACTTCTCGCAAGCAAGGATATCCCTAGTCGCCCTCGTGAATATAATTCACTTAAGATATGTGATAATTTATACAAAGAAATTTCAACATCTAATGTTCAAAGAGGTGCACAAGGTTCTGTGGTGGGACAAGATCCTGAAGTTGCGATAGAGGCTGCAAATGATGTTGTGACGAAAGCCAATCAATGTGAGGTTAACTTTTATGGGAGAAAATCCGACGACCAGCGGACGCCTGTCACTGATGACAACAATGAAATCATTCTTGTAGCAACCATTGCAGGAGATATTGTTAAATTGTTCAGATAA